In the genome of Pelobacter seleniigenes DSM 18267, one region contains:
- a CDS encoding sensor domain-containing diguanylate cyclase, which yields MNRISLFTSRRLSGQILSRVLLFGVLVVTIATISCYFLVYHHSKERSLATMRQYMVERKQIEDQLFAGAYHNLTFFRDEFLHLYLSPLDFSDDEFWAMYFVDGDGATRMKEQFFTESIERHLGRSWGVTSFIGNNQSVASHDFKRRLLIAYLLVNRYGPAWAAQGVLHASYPENAITIYSPAAPWGLQAKPDLPMNELGTIKATLQSENPARTPVWTGLYYDETVGQWTITFELPVDYQGRHLVNPSLDLYLTAIMERLNNDSLSGTYSLILSKNGYLIAHPGKLKDELKQKGQLSLDKIGDPALDRIFHQVALAKPDAQGISVTEDVQGGNYLIAAALAGPDWWLVRVLPKQLIAHEAHQTARIVLLFGFLLFVVYYVTVYLVIGKQVKAPLAKLQQAISLVAAGDYQTVIRSSQQLPLEQQNEIGGLAGTFLDMCRQVDEAQTDLQGLVNSRTRELETANAQLRELSLLDGLTGIHNRRSLDRDIEAVFRQAQHNVESFFLLLVDIDHFKAFNDIYGHTAGDETLRAVAQVIAATIRKVDRAYRYGGEEFAVIFNSADQAAAHICGERLVEAVRNMDIPHRGSPHGIITVSAGLVGYSSRFQSVTDLIDVADACLYQAKDSGRNCLRINLAADDSPTG from the coding sequence ATGAATCGAATCTCCCTCTTCACCTCCCGACGCCTCAGCGGCCAAATCCTCAGCAGAGTTTTACTGTTCGGGGTTCTTGTTGTGACGATTGCCACAATCTCCTGCTACTTTCTGGTGTACCACCACAGCAAGGAACGGTCACTGGCGACGATGCGCCAATATATGGTCGAGCGCAAGCAGATTGAGGATCAGCTTTTTGCTGGGGCCTATCATAATTTAACCTTTTTTCGGGACGAGTTCCTTCACCTGTACCTTTCGCCGTTGGACTTTTCGGATGATGAGTTCTGGGCGATGTATTTTGTCGATGGCGATGGGGCCACTCGAATGAAGGAGCAATTCTTTACCGAAAGCATCGAACGCCACCTGGGACGATCCTGGGGGGTGACCAGTTTTATCGGCAACAATCAGTCGGTCGCTTCCCACGATTTCAAGCGCCGGCTGCTCATCGCTTATCTGCTGGTCAATCGCTACGGGCCGGCCTGGGCTGCCCAAGGGGTACTGCATGCCTCTTATCCGGAGAACGCCATCACCATCTATTCCCCGGCGGCACCCTGGGGACTGCAGGCCAAACCGGACCTGCCCATGAACGAACTGGGTACCATCAAGGCGACCTTGCAATCGGAAAACCCCGCGCGGACTCCGGTCTGGACTGGGCTTTATTATGACGAGACGGTCGGGCAATGGACCATTACCTTTGAACTGCCGGTTGACTACCAGGGTCGCCACTTGGTGAATCCCAGCCTGGATCTGTACCTGACCGCCATTATGGAGCGGCTCAACAATGATTCCCTGTCCGGCACCTATTCTCTGATCCTCAGTAAAAATGGCTACCTTATTGCCCATCCCGGCAAACTCAAGGACGAACTGAAACAAAAAGGGCAGCTGTCGCTGGACAAGATTGGCGATCCGGCCCTTGACCGCATCTTTCATCAAGTTGCGCTGGCAAAGCCGGATGCACAAGGCATCTCCGTGACCGAAGATGTCCAGGGAGGCAACTACCTGATCGCCGCAGCGCTGGCCGGACCGGACTGGTGGCTGGTCAGAGTCCTGCCCAAGCAGCTTATTGCCCATGAGGCGCACCAGACTGCCCGCATTGTTCTGCTGTTCGGGTTTCTGCTCTTTGTGGTCTATTATGTCACGGTTTATCTGGTGATCGGCAAACAGGTCAAAGCCCCCCTGGCCAAGCTGCAGCAGGCCATATCCCTGGTGGCGGCCGGAGATTACCAGACCGTGATCCGCTCTTCGCAGCAGCTCCCTTTGGAGCAGCAGAATGAGATCGGCGGGCTGGCCGGAACCTTTCTGGATATGTGTCGTCAGGTCGATGAGGCCCAGACGGATCTGCAGGGGCTGGTGAACAGCCGGACCCGGGAGCTGGAGACAGCCAATGCCCAGCTCAGGGAGTTGAGCCTGCTCGATGGTTTGACCGGCATTCATAATCGCCGCTCTCTGGATCGGGATATCGAGGCCGTATTCAGGCAGGCGCAGCACAATGTTGAATCCTTTTTCCTGCTGCTGGTCGACATTGACCACTTCAAGGCGTTCAACGATATCTACGGGCATACGGCGGGGGACGAAACCTTGCGTGCGGTGGCTCAGGTTATCGCCGCCACCATCCGCAAAGTCGATCGAGCCTATCGCTATGGCGGGGAGGAATTCGCGGTGATTTTCAACAGCGCCGACCAGGCCGCTGCCCATATTTGTGGCGAGCGGCTGGTCGAGGCCGTCCGTAACATGGACATCCCCCACCGCGGCAGCCCCCACGGAATCATTACCGTCAGTGCCGGATTGGTGGGGTATTCCTCCCGCTTTCAATCAGTGACCGACCTGATCGATGTGGCCGATGCCTGCCTTTATCAGGCAAAGGATTCCGGCCGCAACTGTCTGCGGATCAATCTGGCTGCTGACGACAGTCCGACCGGCTGA
- a CDS encoding HAD family hydrolase, whose amino-acid sequence MLTIDIPGYQTLQLDHLVLDFNGTLACDGQLIAGVRQRLERLAGQLQIHIITADTFGGVAAAVADIPCRLSIIPPKAQDQAKLDYLQQLGASRAAAIGNGRNDRLMLAGAGLGIAVLQEEGAASATILAADLVTRDILAALDLLLHPGRLVATLRN is encoded by the coding sequence ATGCTGACAATTGACATCCCCGGTTATCAAACCCTGCAACTGGACCATCTGGTCCTTGATTTCAACGGCACCCTCGCCTGCGACGGCCAGCTCATTGCCGGTGTTCGCCAACGGCTTGAACGGTTGGCTGGACAGCTGCAGATCCATATCATCACCGCCGATACGTTTGGCGGGGTTGCCGCAGCCGTGGCGGATATCCCCTGTCGGCTGTCGATTATTCCCCCCAAGGCTCAAGACCAGGCAAAACTCGATTACCTGCAGCAGCTCGGTGCATCCAGAGCAGCGGCCATCGGTAACGGACGCAATGACCGGCTCATGCTGGCCGGGGCAGGATTGGGGATTGCGGTGCTGCAGGAGGAGGGCGCGGCCAGTGCCACCATCCTGGCGGCGGATCTGGTCACCAGGGATATCCTCGCGGCGCTTGATTTGCTGCTGCATCCGGGACGGTTGGTGGCGACGTTGCGCAATTGA
- the sucD gene encoding succinate--CoA ligase subunit alpha, translated as MSILIDKNTKVITQGITGATGLFHAQGARDYGTQMVGGVTPGKGGQSVDGFPIFNTVEDAVKETGANASVIYVPPIGSADAIMEAVDAGIELVICITEGVPVLDMVKVKKFMEGKKSRLVGPNCPGVITPGECKIGIMPGYIHKPGPVGVVSRSGTLTYEAVWQLTTRDIGQTTCVGIGGDPVNGTSHLDVLKMFEADPATEAVIMIGEIGGDAEEQAAAYVRDHMTKPVAAFIAGATAPKGKRMGHAGAIISGGKGDAASKKAFLRECGISVADSPAEMAEALLKVWQP; from the coding sequence ATGAGTATCCTCATCGATAAAAACACCAAGGTCATCACTCAGGGAATCACCGGCGCCACCGGACTCTTTCACGCCCAGGGAGCACGCGATTACGGCACCCAGATGGTTGGCGGGGTAACCCCGGGTAAAGGCGGTCAATCGGTTGACGGTTTCCCCATTTTCAACACCGTGGAAGATGCCGTCAAAGAGACCGGGGCCAACGCTTCCGTCATTTACGTCCCCCCTATCGGCAGCGCCGACGCCATCATGGAAGCGGTCGATGCCGGAATCGAACTGGTCATCTGCATCACCGAAGGGGTTCCGGTGCTGGACATGGTCAAGGTCAAGAAGTTCATGGAAGGCAAGAAATCCCGCCTGGTCGGCCCCAACTGTCCGGGCGTGATCACCCCCGGCGAATGCAAGATCGGTATCATGCCCGGCTACATTCACAAGCCCGGTCCGGTCGGCGTGGTGTCCCGCTCCGGGACCCTGACCTACGAAGCGGTCTGGCAGCTGACCACCCGCGATATCGGCCAGACCACCTGCGTCGGCATCGGTGGCGACCCGGTTAACGGTACCAGCCACCTTGACGTGCTGAAGATGTTCGAAGCCGATCCGGCCACCGAAGCAGTCATCATGATCGGTGAAATCGGCGGCGACGCCGAAGAGCAGGCCGCGGCCTACGTCCGTGACCACATGACTAAACCAGTGGCCGCTTTCATCGCCGGCGCCACCGCCCCCAAAGGCAAACGCATGGGCCACGCCGGTGCGATCATCTCCGGCGGCAAAGGGGATGCCGCCAGCAAAAAAGCCTTCCTCAGAGAATGCGGCATCAGCGTCGCCGACTCCCCGGCCGAAATGGCCGAGGCTCTGCTCAAGGTCTGGCAGCCGTAG
- a CDS encoding adenylate kinase, translating to MNKVAIFGNAGGGKSHLAGQLAELTGLPLHSLDQIKYRPGGGEVPHQEYLAMHAELLQQPRWIIDGFGCVSSAWQRFAAADTLIYIDLPLARHFWWVTKRLIKGVFVNPEGWPKDSPIWQGSLNSYRVLWLCHRKLTPKYRQLIADAAQSKQVLHLTSPKAIKTFLQRVPNELQMDRSA from the coding sequence ATGAACAAAGTCGCCATATTCGGCAATGCCGGCGGCGGAAAATCCCACTTGGCCGGGCAATTGGCAGAACTGACCGGGCTCCCGCTCCATTCCCTTGATCAAATTAAATACCGCCCCGGCGGCGGCGAAGTGCCGCACCAGGAGTACCTGGCCATGCATGCCGAACTGTTGCAGCAACCCCGCTGGATCATTGATGGTTTTGGTTGCGTGAGTTCTGCCTGGCAGCGTTTTGCCGCCGCTGATACCTTGATCTATATCGATCTTCCCCTGGCCAGGCATTTCTGGTGGGTCACCAAACGGCTCATCAAAGGGGTATTTGTCAATCCCGAAGGTTGGCCCAAGGACAGTCCGATTTGGCAAGGATCGTTGAACAGCTACCGGGTTTTGTGGCTCTGCCACCGCAAGCTGACGCCAAAGTATCGGCAATTGATCGCCGACGCAGCGCAGTCCAAACAGGTGCTGCATCTGACCTCGCCCAAAGCCATCAAGACATTCCTGCAACGGGTGCCAAACGAGTTGCAGATGGATCGATCAGCCTGA
- a CDS encoding pyrimidine/purine nucleoside phosphorylase — protein MSQFDNVSVVREANIYFDGKVTSRSVLFADGTRKTLGIMLPGEYEFGTEDKELMEILAGNLEIRLPGSDWQAIKAGDSFEVPANAKFQLKINSVTDYCCSYMKE, from the coding sequence ATGTCACAATTTGACAATGTATCAGTCGTTCGGGAAGCCAATATCTATTTTGACGGAAAAGTCACCAGCCGGAGCGTGCTCTTTGCCGACGGAACCCGCAAAACACTGGGCATCATGCTGCCGGGGGAATATGAGTTCGGCACCGAAGACAAAGAGCTGATGGAAATTCTGGCCGGCAACCTGGAGATCCGGCTGCCTGGGTCCGACTGGCAAGCCATCAAAGCCGGCGATTCATTTGAAGTACCGGCCAACGCCAAATTTCAGTTGAAAATCAACAGCGTCACCGACTATTGCTGCAGCTACATGAAAGAGTAA
- a CDS encoding zinc-dependent peptidase, with the protein MFDWLTKRRRKKLTAAPFSELWESILRRNVAHYGLLEDDERAHLQALIQVFIAEKHWEAVGGLQLTDEIRVTISAQACLLLLGLQHNYYRNVESIIVYPSTVVPPPRQRGFFETTTAPVDPTQPILGQAFLHGPVIIIWDAALHEGRHPELGHNVVYHEFAHKLDMLDGAVDGTPPLRDRTEYRDWVEICTREYQRLQQDTRQGRKSFLDAYGSTNTAEFFAVATEQFFDQPSLLMEQAPELYRVLKEYYRQDPALRMAGKN; encoded by the coding sequence TTGTTTGACTGGCTGACCAAGCGCCGCCGTAAGAAACTTACCGCAGCCCCTTTTTCTGAGCTTTGGGAATCCATTCTCCGCCGCAATGTTGCCCATTATGGCTTGCTGGAGGACGATGAACGTGCCCACCTGCAAGCCTTGATTCAGGTATTTATTGCGGAAAAGCATTGGGAAGCGGTTGGTGGTCTGCAACTGACTGATGAGATTCGGGTGACAATCTCCGCCCAGGCCTGCCTGCTGTTGCTTGGCCTGCAACACAACTATTATCGGAATGTCGAGTCCATCATTGTCTATCCCTCAACCGTGGTGCCCCCGCCCCGCCAGCGGGGCTTTTTTGAAACCACCACCGCCCCGGTGGATCCGACGCAGCCGATTCTCGGGCAAGCGTTCCTGCATGGCCCGGTCATCATCATCTGGGATGCCGCCCTCCACGAAGGGCGGCACCCGGAACTGGGCCACAACGTTGTCTACCATGAGTTTGCCCATAAGCTGGACATGCTCGACGGCGCTGTCGACGGAACCCCGCCGCTGCGCGACCGCACCGAATACCGCGACTGGGTAGAAATCTGCACCCGGGAATACCAGCGCCTGCAACAGGATACCCGGCAAGGTAGAAAGTCATTCCTTGACGCCTACGGCAGCACCAATACCGCCGAGTTTTTTGCCGTGGCCACAGAGCAGTTTTTTGATCAGCCAAGCTTGCTGATGGAACAGGCTCCCGAACTCTATCGGGTCCTGAAAGAGTACTACCGGCAAGACCCCGCGCTGCGCATGGCCGGAAAAAACTGA